Genomic segment of Panicum virgatum strain AP13 chromosome 9N, P.virgatum_v5, whole genome shotgun sequence:
CTAGAGGAGAGATGTAGAGGGGCTCCAGTTGTAAGATTTGGctagggagtgtgcgaggagaAGTTCGGGAGGAGGGCTGGAGTTGTCGGCTTCCCtttgcttgtacctcgacggatatgAGCCTCTTTCGAGTAAGTATCTGAGTCTTCATCTACTTGTTGAGTTCTTATCAGAGTTAAGCTTTTGTTATCATCTGCTTACGGGACCATCATCTGTCCTCGTGATGGGTGCTCTAGTCTAATGGCTCGAGTCTTGGACGGAGTCGGGGCTAGAGTACTAACGATAGCGTATACATGGGGTCTGGGCTAgaggttacctttgtttgcataccttctccACGGTTTGTCGGGAtaggcggtaggtggtgacagcctgtccatcccttgtagtcccccacatgagggttgggtgtagagctaatagccggaTACTCTTGGTAGACCAgaagtaagccggtgcccgaagtaagcaaGTGAGAGCTGGTTTATCTCTCTtaagtatctcttctcttagacaaccacactacccaaaggccacccttctctctcttcctctggCTAAACTAGTTAGAAGACTGTTACACctccgttcctcgtggaaattatgataccctgaatacttctgggtgaagtgctacaatagTATTTCTGTGCGCTTGTGGACTTCTCTgcgagagttaagaaataccaacaaacaTTTATGGTGCCATTACCGGGGACGGGCTTAACAAccccgttcctagtgattgagctaagaaatgtcaatagGATCCGACTTGAAGATCAAGGCCCATGATGATGAATGAAGCTAATTATGGTTTGTGCTACACTAGATTTTGCCTCTAGAGGAGAGACAACAAGAAGGATGCCTGGAAGTTTAATTAGCTATCGCTTCCACTTTCGGTATGTTTTTCTTTAGCCCAAGGGGTTTGTACCCAGAAACTCGTACTACAACTCTCTGGATTATTTAATATTAAACCCATATGGTGATTTAACGTGAAGTATGTCTGTGATATATAATTGAAATAAGTTCTTTATGTAGTAGCTACTGATCCAAGGACTATCATGATGACACATGAAGTCGGGTTCTCCTTTTAGAAACCTGGTTCATTTCACCAGCCACTTTCGGACCGCCAGCAGTAACCAATTTGTGCTGGCAGCGAGCCTCATAAGCAACTACCGGTGTGAATGGTTTAAATTTTCACTGGCGGTTTCTTAGGTGGGCGACCAGCACAAATTGGTTACTGATTCAAATTTAGAAAGTCCAAGTTCGTCACGTATTACAACAGCATAGATGAATTAAAGCACAGAACATTACAAACTAGACTGGCATACCATATATGGTTCAAACATAAATCAAACACAAAGTCTGGTAACACAAGTCTCATCCGTCGCACACACAAATAGTCCAAGTTCTATATTTCACACAAAGTCTCATAACACAAGTCTAACACCTACCTAATAATCCGGAAACAAAGAGATATGCCAACACACCTACAATTAAACCAAAGAAAACCCCAAGGGTACCAACTCTAGCTCCATTCTTCTTCTTATCAGCCTCATGATTCAGGCTAGCAATGTAGTGATGTGTTTCTCCATTTTGAATCTTCATTTGCACATCTCCATCTTCATATCACACAATCGCATCTTCAGATCTTGAAAGTTCATGCTTAGACTATTGGTAGCGGTTCAACAATTCTTTAAGGTTGAACAAGACGTGGTTAAACCAGTCCTGGTGCTACTGCTGAAGTTTGAGAAGCAACTGCATTGTGGGGACTGAAGACACTAGATGCACCACAATTAAGCAACAAATGTGGATGATTGTCTACCAGCCACCTCATGGAGAGTCCTCGTATTGGACTCCTTGGATTGGCCAAAGAGTAAATACAAAAAGATCTGTTATATGTACTCTTCCCAGCACTTTTATGCATTAATcacttattttatttatttattatttaccAATGTACATTTTATTAAATGTGGTGTTCTGGAGGATTATAAAGCTCCACCCGACCCAATTTCCAAAGACTCATATAAGATGATCCGGGAGATGCTATGTGATTTTTTCGTCAAGGATGTCATCTCACAACGCAGCTTCTGCTACGGTCCATTTGAAACTGTGAAAACTTGTGATTAGACATGTGGATAAAATTTGAACTTGAAGTACATGTGTACATGTGTATATTTCTAGTGGTGGGTGATAGCGTCACCTGCCTCTAAAAATGGTACACATTTCCTAGGACAGGTGATGCGCGCCATCACCCAtccctagaaatatattttcatggaCAGGTCAATTGGTACAGTAGCTCTGCTCCCTTTGTAGGAGCGGGTTACCTTTTGACCCATCCTAAATAAACGCGGCATTCCTATGAATCGTTTTTGTAATAGTGTCTTTAATCTCTTTCGAGCATCTTTCCATATAACTTCATAAGGATTTACTAAATAACCATTGTTTTATCTATTTAACTTCCACTATCAAAAAGGCTATTCAAAAACTACATTTGTAGGAAAGCTGTTTTTTTCTAATGTGTCAAACAGTTGTGTAGATGCATAAAAATGATGCGACTTGTGCTTAATTATCCAGGTTGACATGCTCAAGTCAAATTATTGTTGGATTGAACACTATTTTAAATGACGATGTTTTCCTCTTCCTTCATCTATGCACACGGTTGTGGCCTGACCTTTCAGTttgcaaattaaagaaaaattatGTAGGCGTAATCTTCCCTACAGCCAATTAATTTACTGGAGACAATATAACTCTATCCACAAAAGAAAAGTTCGTTCTCCATTATGTGATTCATCATAAAAAATAGAGTATTATGACAGTTATCATGCCTCAATATTTCAATAATAGGAGTGGTGTATTTTCAATGCGCCTGACATCCCGGCCAATGTAATACAAACAAATTAGCAACCAGAATATAACTGAATTGAGATGATCAAAGCATGAAGGACAAAAACCTTGGGAATTAAAAATAATTGCCAACTGGCGCAATTAGTGCAAACCCAGAACTGTGTAGAACCATTGTTGTACCATCGAGGATCTAAACAAGATTATCATCCCAAATTCTGTCAATTCAATTCCACAAAGGGAGACCAACTAAAACTGTCTATGTATCATGTTGTTTGTTTCAGACACAGCTAGCGAAGTCCTCCTGATTTCTCGAAAGAGAAAGCATCCAAACTGCGAGCCTACGTGATGTCCATAAACCACAATGATGCAAACAGTAATATAAACTATTGAACTCAGCTCGCATTACTTCTACATCATTCTCTCTCAATGCCGATCGCATATAAATAGGCTCACAATGGTGCCATCTGATTCTCACGCCCAAACTGATCTCTGACATTCAAGAGCTAACCTAAACCTTCAGTACTAGCTAGCAATTCAGCATCAATGGCCTCGGCAGCGCGCATGTGGGCGTCGGCTCTGATGGTGGTTCTCGCGGTGCTGTCGCTGGCCGCCAGCGGCAGCGCGCAGCTACGGTACGGGTTCTACAAAGGCAAGTGCAACGCCAGCGACGTGGAGGCGGTGGTACAGGGCATCGTCAAGGCCCGCTTCGCCCGCGAGGCCCCCATCGTCGCCTACCTCCTCCGCTTGCAGTTCCACGAGTGTGCCGTCAATGTACTTCCCTGCAGCAAAGCTAGCCCGTGCATGTCCGTcgtcttgcattgcattgcattgctccGGGTGATTAACGCGACAGGTTCGTTCAACCGCAGGGGTGCGACGGCGGTCTACTAATCGACGGCCCCGGCACGGAGAAGACGGCGGGACCGAACCTGAGCGTCAAGGGCTACGACCTCATCGCGGCCATCAAGGCGGAGCTGGAGCGGCGGTGCCCCGGCGTGGTGTCCTGCTCCGACATCGAGATCCTCGCCACCCGGGACGCCGTGGCGCTGGCCGGCGGGCCGGCGTACGCCGTGCGCACGGGGCGCAGGGACCGCCGGCAGTCTCGGGCCTCCGACGTCAAGCTCCCGGCGGCCGACtacacggcggcgcaggcggtcgCGTATTTCTCCAGGCTGGGGATGACCGCGTACGAGACGGTGGTGCTTCTGGGCGCGCACACCGTGGGTGCCACGCACTGCAGCGCCATCAAGAACAGCCGGCTGTACGGGTACGGCGGCAAGCCCGGCGCCACCGACCCCAGAATGGACCCGGCCACCGCGTCGGTGTACAAGAAGTGGGTGTGCCCGAACGTGTCGTCGTCGGACGGCAACGCCGTGTTCCTGGACGACCAGTGGAGCGCCCTGAAGGTGGACAACCACTACTACAAGAACCTGCAGCTCCACCGTGGCGTGCTCCCGTGCGACCAGAACCTGTACAGCGACGGCTCCACGAGGTGGATCATCGATCAGCTGGCCAGCAACAGCGGACTCTTCCAGTCGGCGTTCGGGCAGGTGCTCGTGAAGCTCAGCGAGGTCAACGTGCTCACCGGCGCACAGGGCGAGATCCGCAAGGTCTGCAACAAGTTCAACTGATGACGACATCTGATCATTCCGTCTTCACCTCGTGGATCGTGTCATCCAAAatgttttcttcctttttaatctggtttgatcaaatttagttGATTTTGATGTGGTTTTCATTCATTTTATTTCATTCATTTCAATCGGTTTTTGTAATAACATACACGTTGTGGTATGAGCAAGCGTTGTAATGAGGAAATTGATGTCGTGATTATTTTATGGATTACGTTACTATGCCAAATCAGATCAGTGTTACTATAGATTTCTTCATTTCTTTTGTACTACCTCTTCAAAAAACGCGTGcttcaaatttaaaaattatagtTGGATTTGTCATGATCAATTGTCATTACAGTAATTTAATTAGTTTTCATTATCACTTATAGATTAAAACCAGCAAAGAAAGTGGTATAATGGAGATCATGATGGGCCCAAAACATCTTACATTTAGGAACATAATTTTCCGTACATCTCTTTGAGTAAACACCCGATACGCCAAGTTGCTCTCATTCCAACGATGTTACCAGTATAGGCAGCATATATGTAGTGGAAGGTAGTAGGTATGAATTTGATATAAGACTCAAAATCATATACCATTTTCTGGCATAGAACAATAGCCAATTTAAGCAAAAATAAGTTATACGAATCAACTCCATTATTGAAATGGGTTGGGTGCTACTTCAGTTTTACATGACTACTCCTATATGGTCTGTCTCCCATGACGACGTGCTCGATTGGGTGGCATATCCGTGTGGGCGGCCGTTGATAAGCCGGATCCTGGCTATCCTATCTGACTCTGCCCCCCAGAAACCAATGTTACCAGCAAAATCTCAGCTTACCAGCAAAATCTCAGCTTGCCAAAGCTGCCACCAGAATTGGGGATCACAGACTCGATCAAGGGTTGCAGTAGTATATATCCTGTTGTAACTTAAAAATGGTCGAAGAAATAATTAAATAGCCCTAAATTTTAGTTCATATATCAAAGCCTGCCGTGAAATTACAATGTACGTTAACaccattttaaaaaaaaaattgatagtTTACACAGTTGTGTCGATGCATAATATGGCGCACCTTGTGCTTAACTATTCCATTTCAAATCGCTTGACATATTGTTGTGTTGACCGCTACTAAAAATATTACTAGAATGTTCTAGTCCCTCCTCTATCACTTTTCATATATGGCTGGTTGTGCTGTGGCTTGACCTCTTAGATTGCGAGGAAGTACTACCTACCTTCCTACAACTAACAACTAATGGGCCAAATTAGGAAATTTTATGTACTACtgcctccattccaaattttaGATGTTTTGGCTTTAATaaattcatagtgtttgctatgcacctagatatagcacatatctagatacatagcaaaaattataaatctaaaaaaaagaaaaaaaatctatggGAGTACGAAAGAAAAGTTCATGATGTTGTATACGTTCTAATTTTCCTTGCATAGGTGAATTATCCTTAGGGCCGTCTCCAGGATTTGGAGGCCCGTGGCGATGGCGTGGCGTGGCAAGCTGGCGACGGAGCAGCGACGGAGCGGTGcgtcgcggcgacggcgacagcgACAGCGACAGCACGGCGAGACAAGCTGGTGATGGTGCGGTCGGCAGCGCGGCGACCGGCGACGGCACCACGACCTCGGCACGGACAGGCGTCGGCTTCGAGTGACGAGCGGCGTGGTCATGGTGTCTGTATTCACGTCGATCGGTCGGAACGAAACCAACGGCGATGGCAATGGTGTCTTCGTGTGGAAGGAATCGGCAAAGGGCCACTGCTCTTCATTTCCCTCTAGTCTCAGCGGATATGGGCTCTTGCTGTTCTAAACTACCATCTGCTATGAGCCTTGACCGAACAATTTGGGGGCCC
This window contains:
- the LOC120688132 gene encoding peroxidase 57-like — encoded protein: MASAARMWASALMVVLAVLSLAASGSAQLRYGFYKGKCNASDVEAVVQGIVKARFAREAPIVAYLLRLQFHECAVNGCDGGLLIDGPGTEKTAGPNLSVKGYDLIAAIKAELERRCPGVVSCSDIEILATRDAVALAGGPAYAVRTGRRDRRQSRASDVKLPAADYTAAQAVAYFSRLGMTAYETVVLLGAHTVGATHCSAIKNSRLYGYGGKPGATDPRMDPATASVYKKWVCPNVSSSDGNAVFLDDQWSALKVDNHYYKNLQLHRGVLPCDQNLYSDGSTRWIIDQLASNSGLFQSAFGQVLVKLSEVNVLTGAQGEIRKVCNKFN